AATAGAGGGAAGGGGAAGATATGCGAGAATGGAGTGATGTGTATTTTGTGTCCTCAAATAAACACAAGTATCTGGAAGCAAAGGAAATTTTATCCTCATTTGGAATAAGGCTGGGATTCTTACAGGCAAGCTTGCTGGAAATCCAGTCTGATTCTTTATCAGAGATTGCCAAGACAAAGGCACTAGATGCGTTTTCAAAATGCAAAAAGCCCATAATTATAGAGGATGATGCTCTGGTCATTTCGTCGCTTGGTGGCTTTCCGGGACCGTATTCGTCATACGTCTTTGATACTATTGGCAACAAGGGAGTAATTGATCTGATAAGGGGAAGC
This is a stretch of genomic DNA from Nitrososphaerota archaeon. It encodes these proteins:
- a CDS encoding non-canonical purine NTP pyrophosphatase produces the protein MREWSDVYFVSSNKHKYLEAKEILSSFGIRLGFLQASLLEIQSDSLSEIAKTKALDAFSKCKKPIIIEDDALVISSLGGFPGPYSSYVFDTIGNKGVIDLIRGSRSAKFYATISYCDKKRKPILFEGITLGKIAKRISGKGWGYDPIFVPRGKTKTYAQIPDKNTMSHRYRALAKFASWFVRTQR